One window from the genome of Nicotiana sylvestris chromosome 9, ASM39365v2, whole genome shotgun sequence encodes:
- the LOC138878354 gene encoding uncharacterized protein, which yields MKEPRRLHSLSLKNKIGKLDKQFGKFLEILKQLYINVLFTDALAQMPSYARFLKEILSNKRKLEDLGVIELIENCSAIIQNTLPKKLGDPGSFAIPCTLGGIYFEKALCDSGASINLMPFSIFRKLNLGEIKATPVSLQLADQSLKKPRGIIEDVLVKVDKFVFPVDFIILDME from the coding sequence ATGAAGGAACCCAGGAGATTGCACTCCCTTTCCCTCAAAAACAAAATAGGGAAATTAGATAAACAATTTGGGAAGTTCCTTGAAATCCTCAAGCAATTGTACATCAATGTCCTTTTTACTGATGCACTAGCTCAAATGCCCTCATATGCAAGGTTTCTTAAAGAAATCCTTTCAAACAAAAGAAAGCTAGAAGATCTTGGAGTCATTGAATTGATAGAAAATTGTAGTGCTATAATTCAAAATACGCTTCCGAAGAAACTTGGAGATCCAGGGAGTTTTGCAATTCCTTGTACTCTAGGAGGAATTTACTTTGAAAAAGCACTTTGTGATTCAGGAGCTTCTATTAATCTAATGCCATTTTCAATTTTCAGGAAGCTCAACTTGGGAGAAATAAAAGCGACACCAGTTTCACTACAACTGGCAGATCAATCCTTGAAAAAGCCAAGAGGTATAATAGAAGATGTACTTGTCAAAGTGGACAAATTTGTGTTTCCAGTGGATTTCATAATACTTGATATGGAATAA
- the LOC138878355 gene encoding uncharacterized protein, with product MAALPNFEEGKSTYRPPRFNGQYYGWWKTRMHDFIMAADSELWDVICDSPHVLMKKLGETGPMVPKDKKEYSDIDRKTVEKDYRAKKILVCRIGPDEYNIISTCDSAKEIWETLQTAHEGTTQVKQSKIEMLTIEYELFRMKDDESIQDMHTRFTSIINELHSLGDVIPRNKLVRKILNVLPGSWESKVNAITEAKYLQTLTMDELIGNLKIYEMKRKKDSERRETNKEKNLVLKAENSDSSEEDSDMADLTKMFQKMVRRNDGIPKRRSLSKARNNDLCHNRKSAADNVVKQVLAAWGDSSNELEGEPDAENSSMMAVKTKTTKYDSLFALMAQSNDVEEDENDEVNFRDVQRNLKSYSSKKLRSLGNVLIDAYYSLINDKEILTIELGDAEQSRDDLVVCVVDLNETIANLEKEKEALNEKINSVENERDDLMVVVIDLKETIESVSYKKHTLEEKIAAIEQERDVFLVIITDLEETIEGLNSELRPASIDKGKVVASE from the exons atggctGCTCTACCTAACTTTGAGGAAGGAAAATCTACCTACAGACCTCCTagattcaatggtcagtactacgGTTGGTGGAAGACTCgtatgcatgattttataatggcTGCAGACTCAGAACTGTGGGACGTCATTTGTGATAGTCCACATGTTCTTATGAAGAAGCTTGGAGAAACTGGACCGATGGTGCCGAAAGACAAAAAAGAGTACAGTGATATTGATAGAAAAACCGTAGAAAAGGactatcgtgccaagaaaatcttggtatgtaggataggacctgatgagtacaacatAATCTCAACTTGTGAttctgccaaagaaatatgggaaacattgcaaaccgcacacgaaggaactactcaggtcaAACAGTCCAAGATTGAAATGCTCACCATTGagtatgagctcttcaggatgaaggatgatgagtctatacaagatatgcacactagatttacatccatcataaatgagcttcattcacttggagatgttattcccagaaacaagcttgtaaggaagaTTCTCAATGTTCTACCTGGCTCTTGGGAGAGTAAGGTGaatgccatcactgaagctaaatatctacaaactctaaccatggatgagctgattggaaaTCTGAAAAtatacgagatgaaaagaaagaaagatagtgAAAGGAGAGAGACAAataaggaaaagaacctggtgctCAAGGCTGAAAACAGTGACTCAAGTGAAGAAGATAGTGATATGGCCGATCTTACTAAAAtgtttcaaaagatggttcgaagaaatgaTGGTATACCAAAGAGGCGCAGTTTAAGTAAGGCAAGGAACAATGATCTCTGTCACAA TCGAAAAAGTGCAGCTGACAATGTTGTGAAGCAAGttcttgctgcttggggagactcctccaaTGAATTAGAGGGGGAACCAGATGCAGAAAAtagctccatgatggcagtgAAAACTAAAACAACGAAATATGACTCACTGTTTGCGCTGATGGCTCAGTCAAACGATGTTGAAGAGGATGaaaatgatgaggtaaattttagggatgttcagagaaatctgaagtcTTACTCTTCTAAGAAACTAAGGTCATTAGGAAATGTTCTAATTGATGCATATTATAGCCTTATTAATGATAAGGAGATTTTGACCATAGAGCTAGGAGAtgctgaacaatctagagatgatctcgTGGTTTGTGTAGTTGAtctaaatgagaccatagctaatcttgaaaaagaaaaggaagctttgaatgaaaaaataaatagtgtagaaaatgagagagatgactTGATGGTAGTGGTTATTGATTTGAAGGAAACCATAGAAAGTGTTAGCTATAAAAAGCATACTCTAGAAGAGAAAATTGCAGCTATTGAGCAAGAGAGGGATGTCTTTTTGGTGATAATCACTGACCTAGAGGAAACTATTGAGGGACTCAATTCAGAACTTAGGCCTGCAAGTATTGACAAAGGGAAAGTAGTAGCTAGTGAGTAA